From a region of the Hemibagrus wyckioides isolate EC202008001 linkage group LG14, SWU_Hwy_1.0, whole genome shotgun sequence genome:
- the anxa6 gene encoding annexin A6 isoform X1: MGKGFRGTVKDFPGFNANSDAEALYNAMKGFGSDKEAILDLVTSRSNAQRQEICTAYKSLYGKDLIADLKYELTGKFERLVVSLMKPPAYHDAKEIKDAIKGAGTNERCLIEMLASRTNEQMHSMVAAYKDAYGREMEEDIVGDTSGHFKKMLVALLQGARDEDGVVYEDLIEEDAQHLYAAGEEQWGTDEAIFIMLLGNRSVTHLQLVFDKYLELTEKSIEDSIKSELSGDFERLMLAIVQCVRSRPMFFAKRLYKSMKGLGTDDNTLIRIMVSRSEIDMLDIRECFRLRYEKSLYSMIQEDTSGEYKRTLLKLCGGDDDVAGEFFPEAAQIAYKMWEISSMTKVQLRGTIKPCSDFDPGSDAQDLRKAMKGFGTDEDAIINIVTNRSNAQRQEIRHVFKSLLGRELMADLKSELSKNLCRLIMGLMMTPAEFDAKMMKKAMEGAGTDEHALIEILVTRSNEEIQAMCAAYQKAFKKRLEDAISSDTSGHFRRILVSLAQGAREEGPADMAKVMEDSQALADACNADSDERIDKFMSILCTRSFPHLRKVFQEFVKCSNKDIEQIIKKEMSGDVKNAMFAIVRSVKNQPSYLADRLYKAMKGLGTDDRALIRIMVSRSEIDLFNIRKEFKDTHDASLHEFIQVETMVGDTSGDYRKTLLILCGGED; this comes from the exons ATGGGCAAG GGATTCCGAGGCACAGTGAAGGATTTCCCAGGATTCAATGCGAACAGCGATGCTGAAGCGCTCTACAATGCCATGAAAGGCTTTG GAAGTGACAAGGAGGCCATTTTGGACCTGGTCACCTCCAGAAGCAACGCTCAGAGACAAGAAATCTGCACTGCCTACAAATCACTCTATGGCAAG GACTTGATCGCGGATCTGAAGTACGAACTGACGGGCAAGTTTGAGCGGCTGGTTGTGAGTTTAATGAAACCCCCGGCATATCACGATGCCAAAGAGATCAAGGACGCGATCAAG GGAGCTGGCACTAATGAGAGATGCCTGATTGAAATGCTCGCCTCAAGGACGAACGAACAAATGCACAGCATGGTGGCGGCGTATAAAGATG CGTACGGCAGGGAAATGGAGGAGGACATTGTAGGAGACACATCAGGACATTTTAAGAAGATGCTGGTCGCTTTGCTCCAG GGTGCCAGAGATGAAGATGGAGTGGTGTATGAAGATCTGATAGAAGAGGATGCGCAG caccTGTACGCAGCCGGAGAGGAGCAGTGGGGTACTGACGAGGCCATCTTCATCATGCTCCTTGGCAACCGGAGTGTGACTCACCTGCAGCTGG TGTTCGATAAGTATCTGGAGCTCACTGAGAAGTCCATCGAGGACAGCATTAAGAGCGAGCTATCAGGAGACTTTGAGAGGCTGATGCTGGCTATCG tgcagtgtgtccgCAGTCGGCCCATGTTCTTCGCCAAGCGCCTCTACAAATCCATGAAG ggACTGGGTACGGATGATAACACTCTGATCCGAATCATGGTCTCCCGCTCTGAGATCGACATGCTGGACATCCGAGAGTGTTTCAGGCTGCGCTATGAGAAATCCCTCTACAGCATGATCCAG GAAGACACGTCTGGAGAGTACAAGCGCACACTGCTGAAGCTAtgtggtggagatgatga tgttgcAGGAGAGTTTTTCCCTGAAGCAGCACAGATTGCGTACAAGATGTGGGAGATCAGCTCCATGACCAAAGTTCAG ttaagGGGAACAATTAAGCCCTGCTCTGACTTTGACCCTGGCAGTGATGCTCAGGACTTGAGGAAGGCCATGAAGGGCTTTG GAACGGATGAAGACGCCATCATTAACATCGTTACCAATAGGAGCAACGCTCAGAGGCAGGAGATCAGGCATGTCTTCAAATCATTGCTGGGCCGA GAGCTCATGGCTGACCTGAAGTCGGAGCTCTCCAAGAACCTGTGTCGTCTCATCATGGGCCTGATGATGACTCCGGCTGAGTTCGACGCCAAGATGATGAAGAAGGCCATGGAG gGTGCTGGAACTGATGAACATGCCTTAATTGAGATCCTGGTGACCAGGAGCAATGAGGAGATCCAGGCCATGTGTGCTGCCTATCAGAAAG CCTTTaagaagagactggaagacGCCATTAGCTCGGACACTTCAGGACACTTCCGTCGCATCCTGGTTTCCCTGGCGCAG GGAGCTCGTGAGGAAGGTCCAGCTGACATGGCCAAAGTCATGGAAGATTCCCAA GCTTTGGCAGATGCTTGCAACGCCGACTCAGATGAGCGGATCGATAAATTCATGAGCATCCTGTGCACAAGGAGTTTCCCGCACCTGAGAAAAG TGTTCCAGGAATTCGTCAAGTGCTCCAACAAGGACATTGAGCAGATCATTAAGAAGGAGATGTCTGGGGACGTTAAAAATGCCATGTTCGCTATTG TCCGGAGCGTGAAGAACCAGCCATCTTACTTAGCGGACCGTCTTTACAAGGCCATGAAG GGCCTGGGCACGGACGACCGAGCCCTGATCCGCATCATGGTGTCCCGCTCCGAGATCGACCTCTTCAACATCCGCAAAGAGTTCAAGGACACTCATGACGCCTCGCTGCACGAGTTCATCCAGGTAGAGACGATGGTC
- the anxa6 gene encoding annexin A6 isoform X2 — translation MGKGFRGTVKDFPGFNANSDAEALYNAMKGFGSDKEAILDLVTSRSNAQRQEICTAYKSLYGKDLIADLKYELTGKFERLVVSLMKPPAYHDAKEIKDAIKGAGTNERCLIEMLASRTNEQMHSMVAAYKDAYGREMEEDIVGDTSGHFKKMLVALLQGARDEDGVVYEDLIEEDAQHLYAAGEEQWGTDEAIFIMLLGNRSVTHLQLVFDKYLELTEKSIEDSIKSELSGDFERLMLAIVQCVRSRPMFFAKRLYKSMKGLGTDDNTLIRIMVSRSEIDMLDIRECFRLRYEKSLYSMIQEDTSGEYKRTLLKLCGGDDDVAGEFFPEAAQIAYKMWEISSMTKVQLRGTIKPCSDFDPGSDAQDLRKAMKGFGTDEDAIINIVTNRSNAQRQEIRHVFKSLLGRELMADLKSELSKNLCRLIMGLMMTPAEFDAKMMKKAMEGAGTDEHALIEILVTRSNEEIQAMCAAYQKAFKKRLEDAISSDTSGHFRRILVSLAQGAREEGPADMAKVMEDSQALADACNADSDERIDKFMSILCTRSFPHLRKVFQEFVKCSNKDIEQIIKKEMSGDVKNAMFAIVRSVKNQPSYLADRLYKAMKGLGTDDRALIRIMVSRSEIDLFNIRKEFKDTHDASLHEFIQGDTSGDYRKTLLILCGGED, via the exons ATGGGCAAG GGATTCCGAGGCACAGTGAAGGATTTCCCAGGATTCAATGCGAACAGCGATGCTGAAGCGCTCTACAATGCCATGAAAGGCTTTG GAAGTGACAAGGAGGCCATTTTGGACCTGGTCACCTCCAGAAGCAACGCTCAGAGACAAGAAATCTGCACTGCCTACAAATCACTCTATGGCAAG GACTTGATCGCGGATCTGAAGTACGAACTGACGGGCAAGTTTGAGCGGCTGGTTGTGAGTTTAATGAAACCCCCGGCATATCACGATGCCAAAGAGATCAAGGACGCGATCAAG GGAGCTGGCACTAATGAGAGATGCCTGATTGAAATGCTCGCCTCAAGGACGAACGAACAAATGCACAGCATGGTGGCGGCGTATAAAGATG CGTACGGCAGGGAAATGGAGGAGGACATTGTAGGAGACACATCAGGACATTTTAAGAAGATGCTGGTCGCTTTGCTCCAG GGTGCCAGAGATGAAGATGGAGTGGTGTATGAAGATCTGATAGAAGAGGATGCGCAG caccTGTACGCAGCCGGAGAGGAGCAGTGGGGTACTGACGAGGCCATCTTCATCATGCTCCTTGGCAACCGGAGTGTGACTCACCTGCAGCTGG TGTTCGATAAGTATCTGGAGCTCACTGAGAAGTCCATCGAGGACAGCATTAAGAGCGAGCTATCAGGAGACTTTGAGAGGCTGATGCTGGCTATCG tgcagtgtgtccgCAGTCGGCCCATGTTCTTCGCCAAGCGCCTCTACAAATCCATGAAG ggACTGGGTACGGATGATAACACTCTGATCCGAATCATGGTCTCCCGCTCTGAGATCGACATGCTGGACATCCGAGAGTGTTTCAGGCTGCGCTATGAGAAATCCCTCTACAGCATGATCCAG GAAGACACGTCTGGAGAGTACAAGCGCACACTGCTGAAGCTAtgtggtggagatgatga tgttgcAGGAGAGTTTTTCCCTGAAGCAGCACAGATTGCGTACAAGATGTGGGAGATCAGCTCCATGACCAAAGTTCAG ttaagGGGAACAATTAAGCCCTGCTCTGACTTTGACCCTGGCAGTGATGCTCAGGACTTGAGGAAGGCCATGAAGGGCTTTG GAACGGATGAAGACGCCATCATTAACATCGTTACCAATAGGAGCAACGCTCAGAGGCAGGAGATCAGGCATGTCTTCAAATCATTGCTGGGCCGA GAGCTCATGGCTGACCTGAAGTCGGAGCTCTCCAAGAACCTGTGTCGTCTCATCATGGGCCTGATGATGACTCCGGCTGAGTTCGACGCCAAGATGATGAAGAAGGCCATGGAG gGTGCTGGAACTGATGAACATGCCTTAATTGAGATCCTGGTGACCAGGAGCAATGAGGAGATCCAGGCCATGTGTGCTGCCTATCAGAAAG CCTTTaagaagagactggaagacGCCATTAGCTCGGACACTTCAGGACACTTCCGTCGCATCCTGGTTTCCCTGGCGCAG GGAGCTCGTGAGGAAGGTCCAGCTGACATGGCCAAAGTCATGGAAGATTCCCAA GCTTTGGCAGATGCTTGCAACGCCGACTCAGATGAGCGGATCGATAAATTCATGAGCATCCTGTGCACAAGGAGTTTCCCGCACCTGAGAAAAG TGTTCCAGGAATTCGTCAAGTGCTCCAACAAGGACATTGAGCAGATCATTAAGAAGGAGATGTCTGGGGACGTTAAAAATGCCATGTTCGCTATTG TCCGGAGCGTGAAGAACCAGCCATCTTACTTAGCGGACCGTCTTTACAAGGCCATGAAG GGCCTGGGCACGGACGACCGAGCCCTGATCCGCATCATGGTGTCCCGCTCCGAGATCGACCTCTTCAACATCCGCAAAGAGTTCAAGGACACTCATGACGCCTCGCTGCACGAGTTCATCCAG